Genomic DNA from Edaphobacter lichenicola:
CTATGGCGACGCCGTGACGTGCTTGTGGGCAGGCATGCGCCCAGATGCTTTTCTGTTGGTGAAGCAAGTACATCCGCCGCATTGGCATGCGACAGTCAGATAGGCTCGAGCGTTGCAGGGAGTTGCGTCGACGATTTCTCACAAAATATAGAGACCCAGACCATTCCCGAGATCTCCCTTCGTACTGTAGGAAGGCTGGAAGAGATTTCTGAGAGTCTCCTTGGTCATCCCATTTCTATTGTCCCTAACAACAATCTGCGTCGTCTCGGCGTTCGAAATTGCGCCAAGCCAAATTTGC
This window encodes:
- a CDS encoding ATP-binding protein, translated to MGGQIWLGAISNAETTQIVVRDNRNGMTKETLRNLFQPSYSTKGDLGNGLGLYIL